Proteins encoded in a region of the Carassius auratus strain Wakin unplaced genomic scaffold, ASM336829v1 scaf_tig00005314, whole genome shotgun sequence genome:
- the LOC113070802 gene encoding collagen alpha-1(XIX) chain-like: MKGDPGVAGTDGQKGDKGDTGLPGLEGASGTKGQKGEEGPRGLPGPVMTAHGLRLSGSEGEGGEKGQKGEKGDQGEKGSEGSKGLQGNTGLPGLTGSPGLEGKQGPSGPIGLRGLPGDPGSPGQPGLPGKDGMKGEKGDSVGAPGPIGPPGLKGEPGEPCSVGPCNGEEVASGLRGLRGPKGERGVPGVPGDAGEKGEPGIGITGPPGLMGSKGESGIQGPRGPPGPLGAPGIMGPPGPQGRPGPPGPPGEPTALPIVGDMGMLLKNACSVCQNRVPGLPGQKGEKGSFGVPGIPGMDGEKGDQGLRGPAGNPGKEGPKGVKGERGFPGPLGDKGDEGSPGVPGLPGSTGRMGPQGLIGRPGPVGPPGPKGERGSDGVEGRPGPPGPPGVPYAEGNGMSSLYKLQNGAANTGQPGPPGPPGPKGDEGRMGEPGLMGLPGLEGLPGAKGDPGLSGPPGVPGPTGKPGPRGEPGIPGEPGERGPVGETGFPGPEGPPGSPGRPGKDGIPGYTGATGRPGDRGTKGERGDTGIPGERGVQGERGKPGERGGIGPQGQPGQKGEPGTPGSLTTPGTVSLLGDTAALEEIKTFIRNEVLRVFKDSYALLQKTPAAILAAQDRQGPPGPPGNDGSPGPPGEPGPPGPQGYRGQKGERGQMGLGLPGAPGPTGPPGSPGRGLQGPKGDPGPEGRCNPSDCFHPYARRDG; encoded by the exons ATGAAGGGTGACCCGGGTGTCGCAGGAACGGATGGACAGAAGGGCGATAAAGGGGATACT GGTTTACCTGGCCTGGAGGGAGCCAGTGGAACGAAGGGGCAAAAG GGTGAGGAAGGACCCAGAGGTCTGCCGGGCCCC gtGATGACAGCACATGGACTGAGACTTTCTGGATCT GAGGGGGAAGGAGGTGAAAAAGGCCAGAAAGGAGAGAAAGGAGACCAG GGTGAAAAAGGGTCTGAAGGCTCAAAAGGTCTCCAG GGCAATACTGGATTGCCTGGATTGACAGGGTCACCAGGACTTGAG GGAAAGCAGGGTCCGTCTGGTCCCATTGGCCTCCGTGGTCTTCCAGGGGATCCG GGCTCTCCCGGTCAACCAGGACTGCCTGGAAAAGATGGAATGAAAGGAGAAAAG GGTGATTCAGTCGGAGCACCGGGACCTATAGGCCCCCCGGGCCTCAAGGGTGAACCTGGTGAGCCCTGCTCTGTCGGACCTTGCAATGGG GAGGAGGTCGCGTCTGGTCTTCGGGGGTTGCGGGGCCCTAAG GGTGAGCGAGGTGTACCTGGAGTCcctggagatgctggagagaaaGGAGAACCTGGTATTGGAATCACTGGACCCCCT gGACTGATGGGATCTAAAGGAGAATCGGGAATTCAG ggtcCTCGTGGACCTCCGGGACCACTTGGAGCACCAGGGATTATG GGACCTCCAGGCCCACAAGGCAGACCAGGACCCCCTGGACCCCCTGGAGAACCG acaGCACTACCTATTGTTGGAGACATGGGGATGTTACTTAAG AATGCCTGCAGTGTGTGTCAGAACCGAGTACCAGGATTGCCAGGGCAGAAAGGGGAAAAGGGTTCTTTTGGAGTTCCAGGTATCCCAGGAATGGATGGAGAAAAG GGGGATCAGGGACTTCGAGGCCCAGCTGGTAATCCCGGAAAAGAGGGTCCGAAG GGAGTGAAGGGTGAGAGAGGCTTTCCTGGTCCATTGGGGGATAAGGGTGACGAG GGGTCTCCAGGTGTGCCAGGATTGCCTGGATCCACAGGCCGTATGGGTCCACAG GGACTGATTGGCAGACCAGGACCTGTTGGACCCCCAGGACCAAAGGGAGAACGG GGCAGCGACGGAGTGGAAGGCAGACCCGGCCCTCCTGGACCTCCT GGTGTCCCATATGCAGAGGGAAATGGAATGAGCAGTCTCTATAAGCTTCAG aatgGAGCGGCTAATACAGGTCAGCCCGGACCACCAGGGCCCCCG GGGCCCAAAGGAGATGAAGGAAGGATG GGTGAGCCAGGGTTGATGGGATTACCAGGTCTAGAGGGGCTGCCAGGTGCTAAG GGTGATCCTGGCCTATCTGGTCCACCTGGTGTTCCTGGTCCTACT GGAAAGCCTGGTCCACGTGGTGAGCCAGGGATCCCTGGAGAGCCG GGAGAACGAGGGCCTGTGGGAGAGACTGGCTTCCCTGGACCTGAAGGGCCTCCTGGATCCCCT GGAAGGCCGGGAAAAGACGGAATTCCAGGCTATACg GGAGCCACAGGCAGACCTGGAGACAGAGGTACTAAAGGAGAACGG GGAGATACAGGGATTCCAGGAGAGAGAGGAGTACAGGGAGAAAGAGGCAAACCTGGAGAAAGAGGGGGCATTGGTCCTCAGGGACAGCCTGGACAGAAAGGAGAACCAGGCACACCTGGATCTTTAACAACACCAGGGACTGTCAGTCTGTTG GGTGATACAGCTGCCTTGGAGGAAATTAAAACATTCATCCGAAATGAAGTATTGCGTGTATTTAAAG ACAGTTATGCTTTGCTGCAGAAGACACCAGCAGCTATATTAGCCGCACAGGATCGACAAGGCCCTCCAGGACCACCTGGTAATGATGGCTCCCCAGGACCCCCAGGAGAGCCAGGACCTCCAGGTCCCCAAG GGTATCGAGGGCAGAAAGGGGAACGAGGTCAAATGGGGTTAGGACTTCCAGGAGCTCCAGGCCCCACTGGCCCACCAG